The following proteins come from a genomic window of Lycium ferocissimum isolate CSIRO_LF1 chromosome 4, AGI_CSIRO_Lferr_CH_V1, whole genome shotgun sequence:
- the LOC132053942 gene encoding LOW QUALITY PROTEIN: uncharacterized protein LOC132053942 (The sequence of the model RefSeq protein was modified relative to this genomic sequence to represent the inferred CDS: deleted 1 base in 1 codon), with protein sequence MVLRWSNGALTDTHQFFLGGNLLPVMTVSMAVEFRAEVEESVRVLKNAAKTRKVPGEEIMAAFSDIERSKIDSSRFLETLGGTKSPGRTWMLIFTAEKGLGKGKYFPITAIQRFDAAAKRIENGVYLGPLGFLTFEGPFSWKNRILAFVFERLRIKIGPFDPFDISIKGKEEREPSNKDKDPFFIWFYIDEEIAVARGRSGGTAFWVRCRRVS encoded by the exons ATGGTGCTGAGGTGGTCTAATGGCGCTCTGACAGACACTCATCAATTTTTTCTGGGAGGTAACTTATTGCCGGTGATGACCGTTTCCATGGCTGTTGAGTTCAGAGCT GAAGTTGAAGAGAGTGTAAGAGTACTAAAAAATGCTGCCAAAACAAGAAAGGTTCCAGGAGAGGAGATCATGGCTGCTTTCTCTGACATTGAGAGA AGCAAAATTGATTCCTCCAGGTTTCTTGAAACACTCGGTGGAACCAAATCTCCTGGGAGGACGTGGATGCTCATTTTTACGGCTGAG AAAGGGTTAGGAAAAGGGAAATATTTCCCAATCACAGCCATTCAGAGATTTGATGCAGCT GCAAAGAGGATTGAAAATGGCGTCTACCTGGGGCCTCTTGGATTCTTGACATTTGAAGGGCCATTTTCATGGAAGAATAGGATTCTAGCTTTTGTATTTGAGCGGCTTCGGATAAAAATTGGACCCTTTGATCCTTTTGATATCAGTATTaagggaaaagaagaaagagaaccGAGCAATAAGGATAAGGATCCATTTTTCATCTGGTTTTACATTGATGAGGAAATAGCCGTTGCTCGAGGACGGAGTGGAGGGACAGCTTTCTGGGTCCGTTGTCGACGTGTCAGCTAG
- the LOC132052326 gene encoding glutathione transferase GST 23-like, translating to MGEVKVIGSSGSVFCTRVEWALKLKGVAYEYIQENLLNKSELLINSNPVNKKVPVLLHDDKPIVESLVILEYIDETWKGYSLLPQDPHERATGRFWAKFVDETCVIGSWQAMQAEGEAKAKAIESVQELFAVIEKQIQGKKFFGGEQIGYLDLVMGWKCHWLSAMEEVGQMKLLDQEKFPSLHQWAKNFKQNPIIHEIMPPQENLVNYFQGGLNYLRSLATNKG from the exons ATGGGAGAAGTGAAGGTGATAGGGTCATCAGGAAGTGTATTTTGCACCAGAGTGGAATGGGCTTTGAAGCTCAAGGGAGTTGCCTATGAATACATACAAGAAAATTTATTGAACAAGAGTGAGTTGCTTATCAACTCCAACCCTGTTAACAAGAAGGTCCCCGTGCTACTACACGATGACAAACCCATCGTTGAATCACTTGTAATCCTTGAATACATCGATGAAACGTGGAAAGGATACTCTCTGTTGCCTCAGGATCCTCATGAACGAGCTACAGGACGTTTCTGGGCAAAATTTGTTGATGAGACG TGTGTCATAGGATCATGGCAAGCAATGCAAGCTGAAGGAGAGGCAAAAGCAAAAGCTATAGAGTCAGTACAGGAACTGTTTGCTGTGATCGAGAAGCAGATTCAGGGGAAGAAGTTTTTTGGCGGGGAGCAGATAGGCTACCTGGATCTAGTGATGGGTTGGAAATGTCATTGGCTCAGTGCCATGGAGGAAGTAGGACAGATGAAGCTACTTGATCAAGAAAAGTTCCCTTCACTCCATCAATGGGCCAAAAACTTCAAACAGAATCCTATTATACACGAAATAATGCCACCACAAGAGAACCTAGTCAACTACTTCCAAGGTGGTTTAAACTACTTGCGTTCCCTAGCAACAAACAAAGGATGA
- the LOC132053943 gene encoding WAT1-related protein At3g18200-like, giving the protein MRRSKDMQVTSFKEPKSGTTGKLKLLAALFVMVFCSAGFHIASRIALNIGVSKIVYLVYRNIAALLFLGPVAYFSERKERPPLTSSLLVQFFLLGLTGITTKQGLYIIGLYYTSPTYASAMQNSIPVITLVMAYVLRLEEVHLMRLDGVAKILGTIASAGGATIITLYKGPPLLSGSNFSTFVTTSPETMLNRTLGCVYFIGQCLSTAGWIVLQVPLNIIDIVKILVFETILDPL; this is encoded by the exons ATGAGAAGAAGCAAAGATATGCAAGTTACAAGTTTCAAAGAACCAAAAAGTGGTACAACTGGGAAACTGAAGCTTCTTGCAGCATTGTTTGTCATGGTGTTTTGTTCTGCAGGATTTCATATTGCCTCAAGAATTGCTCTGAATATTGGTGTCAGCAAAATAGTGTATTTAGTTTATAGAAACATCGCTGCTTTACTTTTTTTAGGACCTGTTGCTTATTTTTCGGAGAG GAAGGAAAGACCACCTCTCACATCATCCCTATTGGTTCAGTTTTTTCTCCTTGGATTAACAGG GATCACAACAAAACAAGGACTTTATATCATAGGGTTGTACTATACATCACCTACCTATGCATCAGCTATGCAAAACTCAATTCCTGTTATTACTTTAGTCATGGCTTATGTTCTAAG GTTAGAAGAAGTGCATTTAATGAGGCTTGATGGCGTGGCGAAAATTCTGGGAACCATAGCAAGTGCTGGAGGTGCCACAATAATCACTCTTTATAAAGGCCCTCCCCTTCTAAGTGGAAGCAATTTTTCCACATTTGTAACTACTTCTCCTGAGACAATGTTGAACAGGACATTGGGTTGTGTTTACTTTATTGGTCAGTGCTTATCAACTGCTGGTTGGATTGTGCTTCAGGTACCCCTCAACATCATTGACATTGTTAAAATACTAGTATTCGAGACCATATTGGATCCGTTATAA
- the LOC132053945 gene encoding uncharacterized protein LOC132053945, whose amino-acid sequence MFFEIEILTGSNYKKWKRDVDFAFELVEIDMVIVKDAPTEPTEESNDEEKNEYAKWERLNRLCLKALKRSIAEHLLGSLLETNSSKEFFEAVGERFQVSDNAEASRLMGELRNLKYDETVGVRQFILRMVFMQNKLKNLDVTLPDSFIVHEALLQLPS is encoded by the coding sequence ATGTTCTTTGAAATTGAAATCCTGACTGGATCCAATTACAAAAAGTGGAAACGTGATGTGGACTTTGCTTTTGAACTAGTTGAGATTGATATGGTTATTGTAAAAGATGCACCGACAGAACCAACTGAGGAAAGTAATGAcgaagagaaaaatgaatatgctaAATGGGAAAGATTGAACAGGTTGTGCTTAAAGGCCTTAAAGAGGTCAATTGCTGAGCATTTACTGGGGTCTCTGCTAGAAACAAATAGCTCCAAGGAGTTTTTTGAAGCTGTCGGTGAGCGTTTTCAAGTTTCTGATAATGCTGAAGCCTCAAGATTGATGGGTGAACTAAGGAACTTAAAGTATGATGAAACAGTGGGAGTCCGTCAGTTTATTTTGAGAATGGTCTTTATGCAGAATAAGTTGAAGAACTTAGATGTGACTCTTCCTGATAGTTTCATTGTTCATGAAGCTCTTTTACAACTTCCGTCATAA